The Zootoca vivipara chromosome 4, rZooViv1.1, whole genome shotgun sequence genome has a segment encoding these proteins:
- the CHST7 gene encoding carbohydrate sulfotransferase 7, with product MKSRRRWRWRWEHRGFALGLALYTLLLLLLVSYMLDYGARRGRAGKEQPPPHRCPDLEEALGDWAWEGQPPPPPPGEAAAPPAPRHGAKKNESEDSDKAGPGSRAGGKRHIYLHATWRTGSSFLGELFNQHPDVFYLYEPMWHMWQALYPGDALSLQGALRDMVRSLFRCDFSVLRLYAAPPGPRDPLAPLLAGGGGGVNLSTASIFGWRTNKVICSAPLCPAAPRARSDVGLVDGAACERSCPPRALRDLEAECRKYPVMVIKDVRLLELGALLPLLRDPELDLRVVQLFRDPRAVHNSRLKAKQALLRESIQVLRSRHRAPEPRGLPRRHPLLPPFAGAAALAGVHARQQHRAEFFLGGALEVICQAWLRDLLFSRRAPAWLRARYTQLRYEDLVLEPRAQLRRLLRFADLPSLPALEDFVLNMTRGAAYSSERPFLISARDAREAIHAWRERLSREQVREVEAACWEPMRLLAYPLSGQEDGDRQEASRRRSSPPHPG from the exons ATGAAGAGCCGGCGGCGCTGGAGGTGGCGCTGGGAGCACCGCGGCTTCGCGCTCGGCTTGGCGCTCTAcacgctgctgctcctgctgctggtgTCTTACATGCTGGACTACGGCGCCAGGAGGGGGCGCGCGGGAAAAGAGCAGCCGCCGCCCCACCGCTGCCCCGACCTCGAGGAGGCGCTCGGGGACTGGGCGTGGGAagggcagccgccgccgccgccaccgggaGAAGCCGCCGCTCCGCCCGCGCCCAGGCATGGAGCGAAGAAGAACGAGTCTGAGGACTCCGACAAAGCCGGCCCCGGGAGCCGGGCGGGCGGGAAACGGCACATCTATTTGCATGCCACTTGGCGCACGGGCTCGTCGTTCCTGGGCGAGCTGTTCAACCAGCACCCGGACGTCTTCTACCTGTACGAGCCCATGTGGCACATGTGGCAGGCGCTGTACCCGGGCGACGCGCTGAGCCTGCAGGGCGCGCTGCGAGACATGGTGCGCTCGCTCTTCCGATGCGACTTCTCCGTACTGCGCCTTTACGCCGCACCGCCGGGGCCCCGAGACCCGCTGGCGCCCTTGttggccggcggcggcggcggcgtcaaCCTCAGCACGGCCAGCATCTTCGGCTGGAGGACCAACAAGGTGATCTGCTCGGCGCCGCTGTGCCCCGCAGCGCCGAGGGCCCGCTCCGACGTGGGCCTGGTCGACGGTGCCGCTTGCGAGCGCAGCTGCCCTCCGCGGGCGCTGAGGGACTTGGAGGCCGAGTGCCGAAAGTACCCCGTGATGGTGATCAAGGACGTGAGGCTGCTGGAGCTGGgcgcgctgctgccgctgctgcgcgACCCGGAGCTGGACCTGCGCGTGGTGCAGCTCTTCCGCGATCCGCGCGCCGTCCACAACTCGCGCCTCAAGGCCAAGCAGGCGCTGCTGCGGGAGAGCATCCAGGTGCTGCGGAGCCGCCACCGTGCCCCCGAGCCCCGGGGACTCCCCCGCCGGCACCCTCTGCTGCCCCCCTTCGCCGGCGCCGCGGCTCTGGCCGGGGTCCACGCTCGCCAGCAGCACCGCGCCGAGTTCTTCCTGGGCGGCGCCCTCGAGGTGATCTGCCAGGCCTGGCTGCGCGACCTGCTCTTCTCTCGCCGCGCGCCGGCCTGGCTGCGCGCGCGCTACACGCAGTTGCGCTACGAGGACCTGGTGCTGGAGCCGCGCGCCCAGCTGCGCCGACTGCTGCGCTTCGCCGACCTGCCGTCGCTGCCCGCGCTCGAGGACTTCGTGCTCAACATGACGCGCGGGGCCGCCTACTCCTCCGAGCGCCCGTTCCTCATCTCCGCGCGCGACGCGCGCGAAGCCATCCACGCCTGGCGGGAGCGCCTCAGCCGGGAGCAGGTGCGCGAGGTGGAGGCGGCCTGCTGGGAGCCCATGCGCCTGCTCGCCTACCCGCTCAGCGGCCAGGAGGACGGCGACCGGCAAGAGGCCTCCAGAAGGCGCTCGAGCCCTCCTCATCCAG GCTAA